Proteins co-encoded in one Opitutus terrae PB90-1 genomic window:
- a CDS encoding helicase-related protein: MPIRYADEKRLLDYLVQRLEDRLAGRHETEILRTQPSDHCQLGVLAPWTAEADLEEQPEEVVVPEARADLPDVARPAPRAARPARGAPAPAAVEGEAEPEPPVEPFALREDAARRPPSALGLAVAVASDAGEVVLRVAARCTVYSRHFPDYASQRLELGNRPTDVATPGERASVSLVEKLHRHVLDLPAVTFRLAAGVATTAVDDGQVQGVFTQLVSQLRDDPSTLRKFEGNRVVPVGALQNEAAFQRFLQAWRGPAEVPNLRVSVRVRAQPIAGGLRIEVHLCNNSRRDLDRPSNDQFSSLYDTEVGVTVVSGSLIPIELLPVPDDYQYDRNVYALGRNAGTEVSADRRSIRTRALARYEQPRTRTQERVVARYRDLADNPFPVLEAIHGAMHDYARDWTDRIIGNNALGLPPDALAACDNDLAAFRAEIGDFSAGIAALHADERLLTAFQAMNRAFADSGYPAWRLFQIVFIVSQLPSLLVREGRTSAEWPAGTVHDWSDILDRADVLWFPTGGGKTEAYLGLVGCAALYDRLRGKHFGVTAWLRFPLRMLSVQQLQRAMRTVWLIELQRRDLERTRGRLGDRFSLGYFVGSSNTPNRLGSWIFDRLESDERQRERLLLIPDCPACRREGEVAIQVDRTNERIRHVCGHCHVELPVYISDDEIYRFQPTLLVGTIDKVAAIAYRAEVATLWLGPQWRCANPEHGFGNGEWCTVFGCNSNNTRATPRAHRVPVVPHDPAPALHIQDELHLLQEELGAFAGHYETMVRANERASTGQPAKIIAATATIAGYVHQARQIYGVRAVRRFPNRGYSLDQNFYATVERESSAADAPAKTARIFTAFRPPFLRPADAVARCAEILHEAINELQSDPVAHGRRLVLEATSEAEIRELLAFYSRTLTYVGKRDSGVRITQRFEQDSAKAGSGLRPGGVRDLNVKYLSGHSTLKEISTTVKRAESQTPWAAADHLDATVATDVISHGVDVEYYNLMFLERIPEQVANYIQVSSRSGRQHVGLVLAILPRYSLRASSIYDRFPQFHRHLDRMVLPVPVNRFARAAVNRSFPGVLLGSLYGRYLNALHGSKPERLRWVSRGMSAGAAPLSRDALREALFASYALGDSRYDLSLEAQMTEALERDWQRFLLEILTPNHQDLTELFEPKPMSSLRDVDVPVPFRPDDAAMDYRELRWFGQR; encoded by the coding sequence ATGCCGATCCGTTACGCCGACGAAAAACGCCTGCTGGATTATCTCGTCCAGCGGCTGGAAGACCGTCTGGCCGGCCGACACGAAACGGAAATCCTCCGCACCCAGCCAAGTGATCATTGCCAGCTCGGCGTCCTGGCGCCCTGGACTGCGGAGGCCGATCTTGAAGAGCAACCGGAGGAGGTGGTCGTCCCCGAAGCGCGCGCCGATCTGCCGGACGTCGCTCGCCCGGCGCCTCGCGCCGCGCGTCCGGCCCGCGGAGCCCCCGCGCCGGCTGCCGTGGAAGGTGAGGCCGAACCGGAACCGCCGGTTGAGCCTTTCGCGCTCCGGGAAGATGCCGCCCGCCGACCGCCTTCCGCCCTTGGACTTGCGGTCGCCGTCGCTTCCGACGCGGGCGAGGTCGTGCTGCGGGTAGCCGCGCGATGCACGGTGTACTCCCGACATTTCCCCGACTACGCCAGCCAACGCTTGGAACTCGGCAACCGTCCCACGGATGTCGCGACTCCCGGCGAGCGCGCATCGGTGTCCTTAGTCGAAAAGCTGCACCGTCATGTGCTCGACCTTCCCGCCGTCACCTTCCGCCTCGCGGCGGGCGTTGCCACCACCGCGGTCGACGACGGGCAAGTCCAAGGGGTTTTCACGCAGCTAGTCAGCCAACTGCGGGATGACCCCAGCACCTTGCGAAAATTTGAAGGGAATCGCGTCGTGCCGGTCGGCGCCCTGCAGAACGAGGCAGCGTTCCAGCGTTTCTTGCAGGCTTGGCGCGGCCCGGCCGAGGTGCCCAACCTTCGCGTCAGCGTGCGGGTGCGGGCGCAGCCGATCGCGGGCGGGCTACGGATTGAGGTCCATCTTTGCAACAACTCGCGCCGCGACCTCGATCGACCCTCAAACGATCAATTCAGCTCACTCTACGACACCGAGGTCGGGGTGACCGTCGTTTCGGGCTCGCTCATTCCCATCGAACTTCTGCCCGTACCCGACGACTATCAATACGACCGCAATGTGTACGCGCTCGGGCGCAACGCCGGTACGGAGGTTTCCGCTGACCGCCGATCGATCCGTACTCGGGCGCTCGCCCGCTACGAGCAGCCACGAACGCGCACACAGGAGCGCGTGGTCGCACGCTACCGCGACTTGGCCGATAACCCGTTTCCAGTCCTGGAAGCGATTCACGGTGCGATGCACGACTACGCACGCGATTGGACGGACCGGATCATCGGCAACAATGCGCTCGGCCTGCCGCCCGATGCTCTTGCCGCCTGCGACAACGACCTCGCCGCATTCCGTGCCGAGATCGGCGATTTTAGTGCCGGTATCGCCGCGCTCCACGCAGATGAGCGGCTTCTCACCGCATTCCAGGCCATGAATCGGGCTTTCGCCGATAGCGGCTATCCCGCGTGGCGACTTTTCCAGATCGTCTTCATCGTTTCACAGCTTCCCTCGCTCTTGGTTCGCGAAGGCCGGACCTCGGCAGAATGGCCCGCCGGTACCGTTCACGACTGGTCGGACATCCTTGATCGGGCCGACGTGCTGTGGTTTCCCACTGGCGGCGGCAAGACGGAGGCGTATCTCGGCCTTGTCGGCTGCGCCGCCCTGTACGACCGGCTTCGGGGTAAGCACTTCGGCGTAACGGCGTGGCTACGTTTTCCGCTGCGCATGTTAAGCGTGCAGCAATTGCAGCGGGCGATGCGCACGGTCTGGCTCATCGAACTCCAGCGGCGAGACCTTGAGCGCACGCGCGGTCGCTTGGGCGACCGATTTTCGCTCGGCTATTTTGTCGGCTCGAGCAATACGCCCAACCGCCTTGGCTCATGGATCTTTGACCGGCTGGAGTCCGACGAAAGACAGCGCGAGCGCCTCCTCCTGATTCCGGACTGTCCGGCCTGCCGGCGCGAGGGTGAAGTTGCCATCCAAGTCGATCGAACCAACGAGCGCATTCGGCACGTCTGCGGCCATTGTCACGTCGAATTGCCGGTCTATATTAGTGACGACGAAATCTACCGGTTTCAGCCCACGTTGCTGGTCGGCACGATTGATAAGGTGGCGGCGATCGCCTACCGCGCGGAAGTCGCGACTCTGTGGCTCGGCCCGCAGTGGCGCTGTGCCAACCCGGAACATGGATTTGGCAACGGCGAATGGTGCACGGTCTTCGGTTGTAATTCGAACAACACCAGGGCCACTCCCCGCGCCCACCGGGTGCCGGTAGTTCCGCACGATCCAGCGCCGGCACTGCATATTCAGGACGAACTCCACCTGCTGCAGGAAGAGTTGGGCGCATTTGCCGGCCATTACGAGACCATGGTTCGGGCCAATGAACGCGCGTCAACCGGCCAGCCGGCCAAAATCATCGCCGCGACCGCCACCATCGCCGGCTACGTGCACCAAGCGCGTCAAATCTATGGGGTCCGGGCCGTCCGGCGCTTTCCCAACCGGGGCTATTCGCTCGACCAGAATTTCTACGCGACCGTGGAACGCGAATCGAGCGCCGCCGACGCTCCGGCCAAGACGGCGCGCATCTTCACGGCCTTCCGTCCGCCCTTCCTTCGTCCGGCGGATGCCGTCGCACGCTGTGCAGAGATTCTACACGAAGCGATTAATGAACTGCAATCCGACCCGGTGGCGCACGGTCGCCGGCTCGTCTTGGAGGCGACTAGCGAAGCCGAAATCCGAGAACTGTTGGCCTTCTATTCCCGCACGCTCACGTATGTCGGCAAGCGCGACAGCGGGGTACGAATTACCCAACGGTTCGAGCAGGACAGTGCGAAAGCCGGCAGCGGGTTGCGCCCGGGCGGCGTGCGTGACCTCAACGTCAAATATCTCTCCGGCCATTCCACGCTGAAGGAAATCTCGACGACTGTGAAGCGGGCCGAATCGCAAACTCCGTGGGCGGCGGCGGATCATTTGGATGCGACTGTCGCTACGGACGTCATCAGCCACGGCGTCGACGTCGAGTACTATAACCTGATGTTCCTGGAGCGCATTCCGGAACAGGTAGCCAACTATATTCAAGTGTCGAGTCGCTCGGGGCGCCAGCACGTCGGGCTGGTTCTAGCGATTCTCCCGCGCTACTCGTTACGCGCGAGCTCCATCTATGACAGATTCCCCCAGTTCCATCGCCACCTCGACCGCATGGTCTTGCCCGTGCCGGTCAATCGTTTCGCACGCGCCGCCGTGAACCGCAGTTTTCCCGGCGTCCTGCTGGGCTCCCTTTATGGGCGATACCTCAACGCGCTCCACGGAAGCAAACCCGAGCGCCTCCGGTGGGTGAGCCGCGGCATGTCAGCCGGAGCGGCCCCGCTGTCGCGCGATGCCCTGCGCGAGGCGCTCTTCGCCAGTTACGCCTTGGGCGACTCCCGCTACGACCTCTCGCTCGAAGCCCAAATGACCGAAGCGCTGGAACGTGACTGGCAGCGGTTCTTGTTGGAAATCCTCACGCCCAACCACCAGGACCTCACCGAACTCTTCGAGCCCAAACCGATGAGCAGCTTGCGGGATGTCGATGTGCCGGTGCCGTTCCGGCCGGACGATGCCGCCATGGATTATCGCGAGTTACGTTGGTTCGGGCAGCGCTAG
- a CDS encoding YdcF family protein translates to MNRSLLNRSPGESCGGFISTPALILLLILGIVAVAAIRRWDMVLPLAVVCVAVFILVGNGFLTRLLARSLQERAFFQKPQDFGGVSVIVLLGDGHIVERGSGEALPGWLAYSRIERACELYRSATATGAACRLIVTGDDISDLGTAKEPVYVQRLRALGVPVGDIRVEGKGRNTYRQAELTSEILKSERYDRIFMVTSGLHMKRALRYFRNFGVRAIPVASDYVIGNITLLPLGSNLAIADIALHQYAGLARLWIYNALKWNN, encoded by the coding sequence GTGAACCGCTCGCTGTTGAATCGTTCCCCCGGTGAGTCATGTGGCGGATTCATTTCCACGCCGGCCCTGATCCTGCTGCTCATCCTCGGGATCGTCGCAGTCGCCGCGATCCGGCGCTGGGATATGGTGCTTCCGCTGGCGGTCGTTTGCGTCGCCGTGTTCATCCTGGTGGGCAACGGCTTTCTTACCCGGCTGCTTGCGCGCTCATTGCAGGAGCGAGCGTTCTTCCAAAAGCCGCAAGACTTCGGAGGAGTATCAGTGATTGTTCTGCTCGGTGATGGCCACATTGTGGAACGCGGTTCGGGCGAGGCTCTGCCGGGATGGCTGGCGTATTCTCGCATTGAACGGGCGTGTGAACTCTACCGTTCTGCGACCGCGACCGGGGCCGCATGCCGACTGATCGTAACTGGAGACGACATCAGCGACCTCGGCACTGCAAAGGAACCCGTATACGTGCAGCGGCTGCGTGCGCTGGGCGTGCCTGTCGGGGATATCCGAGTGGAAGGGAAAGGACGGAACACGTATCGGCAGGCGGAACTGACGAGTGAAATCCTGAAGAGTGAGCGGTATGATCGCATTTTCATGGTTACGTCAGGGCTGCACATGAAGCGCGCCTTGCGCTATTTTCGTAATTTCGGCGTGCGCGCGATTCCCGTGGCGTCCGATTACGTCATCGGGAACATCACGCTTCTCCCGTTGGGTTCAAATCTCGCGATCGCTGATATTGCTCTCCATCAATACGCGGGGCTGGCGCGGCTTTGGATCTACAATGCTCTGAAATGGAATAACTGA
- a CDS encoding sensor histidine kinase produces the protein MFYPLLTAVVMLGVGIGALRLNIQRPINQAVATVCFLSVLIFSAQLIAKHQGALYLIDRTSNPLPWVRLKFALIGLLSPLMVWVCYYVVSGRYSSRRNLLIKLSPWIILSGFLFWFPFTQGFKPDDSLPGNVQQGPLYYLYFLPMLAGQLAVCISAIIVAPRLSGLRRLEFRFITIALGYLSLVAVLVETVYATWPDLPGIHPLTRFFSYIVYLVFAVSAWSVTSRRVYHSGQVVLSIMERIIVIGLVGLIAAFLLHVLSSKEESPFVTATIIGASFLLLGYADDKLRGWLKLKAEHKTAATVAELHQVACAELHPDRLVRRFEPILRSFADCSFVEILTEHGEKYTGRTAELPISALRETGFLRDGWASTAALGRMSAGTDATIIQRFLAQAKLDVIVAPRWTTREPALIVGFGARESNLPYTHPEIRLLRELANVAESLFTRAKLSLQAQQAEQLASIGRLGVKVLHELRNPMATLKSFSQLLPEKIDDKTFLADFAEIVPKEAERVESLAQQLLDLSRPRTYNFQRADLHKAIEETATMWRPRAEESGIKLVTKLNAASPELAMDANAIRQVLINLLKNASEAVMRRDADRTIEIRTRDDATCVVIEVADNGPGLPPEIRNRLFEAFMSNGKPLGVGVGLAICHEIVRAHGGAIRADLAREQGAVFQASLPISPGR, from the coding sequence ATGTTTTACCCCCTGCTCACTGCCGTCGTGATGTTGGGAGTCGGCATCGGCGCGCTGCGCTTGAATATCCAGCGTCCGATCAACCAAGCGGTGGCGACCGTCTGCTTTCTCAGTGTCCTGATCTTCTCCGCGCAGCTCATCGCGAAACATCAGGGCGCGCTTTATCTCATCGACCGCACGTCCAATCCGCTGCCGTGGGTTCGCCTGAAGTTCGCGCTTATTGGGTTGTTGAGCCCCCTCATGGTGTGGGTGTGCTACTACGTCGTTTCAGGGCGCTATTCGTCGCGACGAAACCTGCTCATCAAGCTGTCACCTTGGATCATTCTCTCCGGATTTCTTTTCTGGTTCCCGTTCACCCAAGGATTCAAACCCGACGACAGTCTCCCGGGAAACGTTCAGCAAGGACCGCTCTACTATCTCTATTTTTTGCCGATGCTTGCCGGCCAGCTCGCCGTCTGCATTTCTGCGATCATCGTCGCGCCGCGTTTGTCTGGGCTGCGCAGACTTGAGTTCAGGTTCATCACCATCGCGCTCGGCTATCTCAGTCTGGTCGCCGTGCTCGTCGAAACGGTTTACGCGACGTGGCCCGACCTCCCAGGCATCCATCCGCTCACACGATTCTTCTCCTACATCGTCTACTTGGTCTTCGCGGTGAGTGCATGGAGCGTGACCTCTCGCCGCGTCTACCACAGCGGCCAAGTCGTGCTCTCGATCATGGAGCGCATCATCGTGATCGGGTTGGTCGGCCTCATCGCCGCTTTTCTGCTCCACGTTTTATCAAGTAAGGAGGAAAGCCCTTTCGTCACTGCCACGATCATCGGCGCTTCATTCCTTTTACTCGGCTACGCCGACGACAAGCTCCGGGGATGGCTCAAGCTGAAGGCCGAGCACAAGACCGCCGCAACGGTGGCCGAGCTTCATCAGGTTGCATGTGCCGAGCTTCACCCGGATCGACTCGTCCGGCGTTTCGAGCCGATCCTTCGATCGTTCGCGGATTGCTCGTTCGTCGAGATCCTGACCGAGCACGGGGAGAAGTATACGGGGCGCACCGCTGAGCTTCCGATTTCGGCGCTTCGGGAAACCGGATTCCTGCGTGACGGCTGGGCGTCAACCGCGGCACTCGGTCGCATGTCGGCGGGTACCGACGCTACAATCATCCAGCGATTTCTCGCGCAGGCGAAGCTCGACGTGATCGTTGCACCGCGGTGGACGACTCGAGAGCCAGCTTTGATCGTGGGTTTCGGAGCACGGGAATCCAACCTCCCCTATACTCATCCGGAGATCCGCTTGTTGCGCGAACTGGCGAACGTCGCGGAGTCGCTGTTCACCCGCGCTAAGCTCTCCCTGCAAGCGCAACAGGCTGAGCAGCTGGCTTCGATCGGACGCTTGGGTGTGAAGGTGCTACACGAGCTGAGAAATCCGATGGCGACATTGAAGTCCTTCTCTCAACTCCTGCCAGAGAAGATCGACGACAAGACGTTTCTCGCCGACTTTGCCGAGATCGTGCCAAAAGAAGCCGAACGGGTCGAATCGCTCGCCCAGCAGCTTTTGGATTTGTCGCGGCCAAGGACCTACAACTTCCAACGAGCAGACCTCCACAAGGCCATCGAAGAGACCGCGACGATGTGGAGACCTCGCGCTGAAGAGAGCGGAATTAAACTTGTCACGAAGCTCAACGCAGCGTCCCCCGAATTAGCGATGGACGCGAACGCCATCCGCCAAGTCCTCATCAATCTCCTCAAAAACGCGTCTGAAGCAGTCATGCGCCGAGACGCGGATCGAACTATCGAAATCAGGACACGGGACGACGCTACCTGTGTGGTGATCGAGGTTGCGGACAACGGACCGGGGTTGCCGCCGGAGATCCGAAATCGGCTTTTCGAAGCATTCATGTCGAACGGAAAACCTCTCGGCGTCGGCGTTGGCCTCGCGATCTGCCATGAGATTGTTCGGGCACACGGCGGCGCGATTAGGGCCGACCTCGCACGAGAACAAGGGGCGGTGTTTCAAGCATCGCTTCCTATTTCACCGGGGCGCTGA